One window of Clarias gariepinus isolate MV-2021 ecotype Netherlands chromosome 21, CGAR_prim_01v2, whole genome shotgun sequence genomic DNA carries:
- the ankle2 gene encoding ankyrin repeat and LEM domain-containing protein 2, which produces MEAALTRLRSLSADELREEFLKANLKCGPITSTTRAVFERKLARALVESAGLSAAESGQPGATPNAGPAEEGDVGYHLGLNPPEEEPLSEKSVTPSRHEVQTPNKTPQVTPTYFYGVCPLWEDVLARNERVHVYTDKKEALQAVKMMKGARFKAFSTREDAEKFAKGLCDYFPSPSKCAPCVSPVKTALFFGKDGASLAETDGTNREKANSFKSPRPQDLTARLRVCVERGDEAAFTDLVWSNPRYLIGSGDNPTVLQEGCRYNVMHVAAKENQAGVAQLLLDTLENPDFMRLMYPDDVESMLHQRIRYIVDLYLNTPDKACFETPLHFACKFGCAAVVNVLCSHPHIDKHRKNKYDQKPCEIICERIKEKNKVAEIRQKITEYLEDRCYVPLLRAADNSAQPVIGAPWSPEPLENRSPRLPRSPREPVMAVRAFAGPLSPSKADEFRRVWKTPPRERAEHFHHILKSDPERGAERVGRDLARELGHPWAEYWDFLDGFVDLASVEGLRRLEEFLSKKDFSERTRDQAGEINNSNKFRTPSPGKQKKFSNSVSVGAFLDETDISLEEMKNRQNAALTSISSSSIACCASDDLSGRGFHILPVSQDSALIEPRKPASSCPPSPVSNLMAEFERMTLRDHTDGAGQEGAELSSGSSDEYFLAPESVREEEGQRARTRLGSNGERSICSRSRSWDHGSSASSSSSPSSSSATSGSYRSLDRSNDLIMTTPPRVRKGLFIEGDAPSRLDRDVFAAVKGTEIDPLKYPSIHKWRGTVESYTSAEMQSWQTPAVLKSHSRLQSLTPGSPGSRYSPARHAYSPDCTSPGRYSPAHASYIQRIRLKHFGDSPI; this is translated from the exons ATGGAGGCGGCTCTGACCCGGCTCAGGTCCCTGAGTGCCGACGAGCTGAGGGAGGAGTTCCTGAAGGCCAACCTGAAGTGCGGCCCCATCACCTCCACCACGCGCGCCGTGTTCGAGCGCAAACTCGCTCGCGCGCTCGTCGAGAGCGCCGGACTCTCCGCCGCCGAGTCGGGACAACCGGGCGCGACCCCGAACGCCGGCCCGGCCGAAGAGGGCGATGTCGGGTACCATCTCGGCCTCAACCCTCCGGAGGAGGAGCCGCTGAGCGAGAAGAGCGTCACGCCGTCACGACACGAAGTCCAGACGCCCAACAAAACGCCCCAGGTCACGCCCACCTACTTCTACGGGGTGTGTCCGCTCTGGGAGGACGTGCTGGCCAGGAATG AGAGGGTCCACGTGTACACGGATAAGAAGGAGGCGCTGCAGGCGGTGAAGATGATGAAGGGCGCTCGCTTCAAGGCCTTCTCCACCCGAGAGGACGCGGAGAAGTTCGCCAAGGGCCTGTGCGATTACTTCCCCTCGCCGAGCAAGTGCGCCCCCTGCGTGTCCCCGGTGAAGACCGCCCTCTTCTTCGGCAAAG ACGGCGCGTCTCTGGCAGAGACGGACGGGACGAACCGCGAGAAGGCGAACAGCTTTAAGAGCCCGCGTCCTCAGGACCTGACAGCGAGGCTGCGGGTGTGTGTGGAGCGAGGGGACGAGGCCGCCTTCACCGACCTGGTGTGGAGCAACCCGCGCTACCTCATCGGCTCCGGGGACAACCCCACCGTGCTGCAG gagGGTTGCAGGTATAACGTGATGCACGTGGCGGCGAAGGAGAACCAGGCGGGCGTGGCTCAGCTGCTCCTCGACACCCTGGAGAACCCGGACTTCATGCGCCTGATGTATCCTGACGACGTGGAGAGCATGCTGCACCAGCGCATCCGCTACATCGTGGACCTGTACCTCAACACGCCCGATAAAGCC tgcttCGAGACTCCGCTGCACTTCGCGTGTAAGTTCGGCTGCGCCGCCGTGGTGAACGTCCTCTGCTCTCATCCTCACATCGACAAACACAGAAAGAACAAATACGACCAGAAACCCTGCGAG ATTATCTGTGAGcgaataaaggaaaaaaacaaagtcgCGGAGATCAGACAGAAGATCACGGAGTATCTCGAAG ACCGGTGTTACGTGCCCCTCCTCCGAGCCGCCGATAACTCCGCCCAGCCCGTCATCGGCGCCCCCTGGTCGCCCGAGCCCCTGGAGAACCGCTCGCCCAGATTACCCAGGAGCCCCCGGGAGCCCGTGATGGCGGTGAGGGCCTTCGCTGGTCCACTGAGCCCCTCTAAA gcggATGAGTTCAGACGTGTGTGGAAGACGCCCCCTAGAGAGAGAGCGGAGCATTTCCACCACATCCTCAAATCAGACCCTGAGCGTGGAGCAGAGCGTGTCGGCAG GGACCTGGCGCGTGAGCTGGGTCACCCCTGGGCCGAGTACTGGGACTTCCTGGACGGGTTTGTGGACCTGGCGTCAGTCGAGGGTCTGCGGCGCTTGGAGGAGTTCCTGAGCAAGAAGGACTTCAGTGAGCGCACGCGAGACCAGGCTGGAGAgatcaacaacagcaacaagtTCAGAACTCCTTCTCCAG GAAAGCAGAAGAAGTTCAGTAACTCGGTGTCGGTCGGAGCGTTCCTGGACGAGACCGATATCTCTCTGGAGGAGATGAAGAACAGACAGAACGCCGCGCTCACCAGCATCTCGtcctcctccatcgcctgctgCGCCAGCGACGATCTGAGTGGGCGGGGCTTCCACATCCTGCCCGTCTCGCAAGACTCCGCCCTCATCGAGCCACGGAAGCCCGCCTCCTCCTGCCCGCCGTCGCCCGTCTCCAACCTGATGGCGGAGTTCGAGCGCATGACGCTGCGCGACCACACGGACGGCGCCGGACAGGAAGGGGCGGAGCTTTCCAGCGGCAGTTCGGACGAGTACTTCCTGGCGCCAGAGAGCGTGCGGGAGGAGGAGGGGCAGAGAGCGAGGACTCGCCTGGGATCGAACGGCGAGCGATCGATCTGTTCACGCTCCAGGTCGTGGGATCACGGAAGCTCcgcctcctcctcttcttctccctcctcctcctccgccacctcCGGTTCTTATCGATCACTGGACCGCTCGAACGACCTCATCATGACCACGCCCCCTCGAGTCAGGAAGGGGCTGTTCATTGAGGG GGACGCCCCGTCTCGACTGGACCGTGACGTTTTCGCCGCAGTGAAAGGAACCGAAATCGACCCGCTTAAATATCCCAGCATTCACAAGTGGAGAGGCACCGTCGAGTCGTACACCAGCGCAGAGatgcagag ttggCAGACTCCTGCGGTGTTAAAGTCTCACTCCAGACTCCAGTCTCTGACTCCTGGTTCCCCCGGGAGCCGCTACAGCCCGGCCAGACACGCCTACTCGCCGGACTGCACCAGCCCCGGGCGCTACAGCCCCGCCCACGCCAGCTACATCCAGCGCATTCGACTCAAGCACTTCGGAGACTCGCCGATTTAA